The window CCGATCAGCATGGCAAAACCATGTGGGAAGTTATTGCTAATGCCCACATGTATGTAGATGGCCGTTTAGCTAACCAGCTGAACGATTTTGCTACGATGGTGCAAAGCTTCCAGGCCGAAGCCAAAAAGCTGGATGCTTACGATGCAGCTTTATTTATTGCGCAACATGCCGGTATTTTAAAAGAATTATATACCGACGATAGCGTGGAAGGCCGTAGCCGTTACGAAAACATCCAGGAATTGTTAAATGGTATTAAGGAATTCGCTGAACGGGAAGATATCGAGGAAAAAGGCCTTGAAGTTTTTATGCAGGATGTTGCCCTTTTAACAAACGATGACAAAGATGGTGATAAAAACAAGGATAGCGTTTCCTTAATGACCATTCACTCGGCAAAAGGTTTGGAGTTTAAGAACGTATTTATAGTGGGATTGGAAGAAAATCTTTTCCCTTCTCAAATGTCGCTCACCAACCGTACCGATTTAGAAGAGGAACGTCGTTTGTTTTATGTGGCCATTACCCGGGCCGAGGTAAAATTAACCTTAACCTATGCTACTTCGCGTTACCGTTGGGGAACTTTAACCAACTGCGAGCCAAGTCGTTTCATCAACGAAATTAATCCGAAGTTTCTGGAATTGGATGTTAAACCAGCCAGATCTAACTCAATTGAAGGCAGTTTTGATGATGAACGCAAAACCTGGACTTCGCAGCCACGCGATTTCTTCAGTAATCCTAAACCTGCTGGAACAACAACTTCTACCCCACCCGTACGCCCCAAAACCACCACTTTACTGGCTAAAGCCCATGTACCCACAGCTGGTTTTGCACCTTCGCAACCGCACGAATTTCAGGGCGGCATGGAAGTGGAACATGAAAAATTCGGTTTTGGAAAGATAATCAGTTTAGAAGGGTCACTACCTGATGTTAAGGCAACGGTATTTTTTCAAGGGTTGGGTAATAAGCAATTGCTACTCAAATTTGCAAAACTGATGATTGTGAAGTAGTTTTCTATAAATTGTCACCCTGAGCCTGTCGAAGGGCTTACCTCAACACTTTTGGAGGCGTTTCGACAGGTTCAACGTGACAACTAAAGTTTAGATGCGCTTTTTGTTACCAATATAAGGATGCGAATTGTTAAGAAAATAATTTAAATCCATTCCCTCTACCATCCAGATCTATCTTCCAAAAATTCGCCGCTTTTGAGCTGCACCAGCTGCCCGTTTACCAAAGATTTAGCCCGAATATTCCATTCATCTGCAACCTCCGTAACTTCTACCATACTACCAAAAGGAAAATCATCACCCTTGTTGTCAACAGTAATTTTTACCTTTTCCCCTACTTTGGGCTCTTTAAAGAACAACTGGTTACCAACAATGCTTAACCCATTAATTTTTTCAAGATCAGATATAAGGTATTTTCGGTAAGGCGACTGCGAATTTTGCGAAACCAGCACAAATGACTGCATTTCCTTTTCGTACTGAACCTGCATTTTATAAAAAAACTTTCCCCTGATTTTATCTCCAAGATAAATTTTATCACCTTGTGCCGTACGATAGCCTGTATAAAAAGATTCTATATCCATAAATTGATTCCAACATCAAATATGGCTTATTTTTTTAAATTGTTAACCCGAAAGCCCAAAATTATCCTTAATATTGGGGTCGGTTTTTCCCGAATACAACCATGCAGCTTACTAAGTTAGAAATCAAAGGTTTTAAGAGCTTTGGCGATAAAGTAACCATCAACTTTAATGAGGGTGTTACGGCTATTGTGGGACCTAATGGTTGCGGAAAATCGAACGTAATTGATGCCATGCGCTGGGTTTTGGGCGAACAAAGTACCAAAGCACTCCGCTCGGAGAAAATGGAGAACATTATTTTCAATGGTACCAAAAACCGGAAACAGGCCCAGCTTGCCGAAGTTTCGCTCAGTTTCGATAACACCAAAAATATTCTGCCTACAGCCTATTCGCAGGTTACCGTAACCCGTAAACTGTATCGGAACGGCGATAGTGAATACCGTTTAAACGATGTGCAATGCCGGTTAAAAGATATTACCGACCTTTTTCTGGATACAGGAATTGGCTCGGACAGTTACTCGATTATTGAGCTTAAAATGGTGGATGAAATTATCACCAACAAAGAGCACAGCCGCAGGTCGCTGTTCGAGGAAGCATCGGGTATTTCAAAATACAAGTTACGCAAAAGACAGACCTTCAATAAGTTAAAAGATACTGAAACCGATTTAGAACGGGTAGAAGATTTACTTTTCGAAATTGAAAAGAACCTGAAAACACTCGAAAATCAGGCACGTAAAGCAGAACGTTATTATAAGCTAAAAGAACAATACCGCGAGTTGAGTGTACAGCTGGCCACCCACCGTATTGCCTTTTTTCGTACCGATTTAGCTGCACTCGAAACCCAGGAGCAGCAGCAACTACTAAACCGAACCGAGCTAAGCACCAAAATCGATACCGGCGAGGCTGATTTACAAAAACTTAAAGTTGGTAGCATCAGTCAGGAGAAAAACCTTTCGGTACAACAAAAAGCCACCAATGAGTTTGTTTCTAAAATACGCGCTTACGAGAGCGAGAAAAAAGTAAAAAATGAGCAGATGCGTTTTTTACAGGAAAAAGAAACACGTTTATCGGGCGAACTAGAAAAAGATAAAAACCAGGTTAACCACATTAAATACAACATTAAGCGCCTAAATGAGGAAATTTTAACCGAAACCGAAGTTTTTAACAAGCTGGAATCGGACTTAAAGATCTTGAAATCTACTTTGGATACACTCCGTGAGCAACAGCAAACCGAGAAAAACCGGATCGATAATCTCTTAAAATCGCTTAATGAACTGCAAAGTACTATCTATCAATCGCAAAAGGAAATAGATATCTTTAACATCCAGAAAGATGCATTGGTGCAGGAAACCAACCGAAATGTTGATGATACCGAGACCAAAACCCTGGAATTAAAAGCTTTCGACCATGCTTTGGCTGAACTTGATATACAGGTGAGAGAGAAACAGGCTAACATTAAAAACCTAACCGAAGCAGAAGAAGTATTGAAGGAACAGCTTGTTACTTCAGAAACAAACCTGAGTTCAAATAAAGAAAAACTTACTGCAGAAAACCGGAAAAAAGACGCCAAACAGAACGAGTACAACCTCACTAAATCGCTGGTTGATAGCCTGGAAGGTTTCCCAGAATCGATCCGCTTTTTAAAGAAAAATACATCTTTTGCCAAAACGGCTCTCCTTTTATCGGATATTTTATTCTGTAACGAAGATTACCGCATTGCGATAGAAAACTACCTCGAACCGGTAATGAACCATTATGTGGTTGATAAGTATGCAGATGCCGTTCAGGCCATTAACCTGCTTACAGATGCTAGCCGTGGCCGTGCCAATTTCTTTATTTTAGAAAACATACCCGATAAAAACCCTAACCTGGCCGAACATGAAGGTTTAGTATCGGCTTTATCGGTTACCGAAGTAGATAAAAAATACCAGCACCTTTGCACTTTGCTGTTGCAAAATGTTTATATCGCTGTTAACGAACAAGAAAACCGTTTTAAAACAACACCCGGCGACACCTTAACTGTACTGGCCAAAAACGGAAAATATGCGCAAACCAAATTTACGCTGGCAGGTGGCTCGGTGGGCCTATTTGAAGGTAAAAGGATTGGCCGGGCCAAGAATTTAGAAAATTTAGCCAAAGAAATTAAAGCATCAGAATCGCTGATTAACAAATATAACGAAGCAATTAAGGTAGAAACCGATCAGATTTTCAATTTAAAAGAAGCTTCAAAAATCAACCAAATCAATGCTTTGCAGCAGGAAATGAACCGTTTAAATAACGAACATATTTCTGTGCAAACACGCCGAGATCAATACCAGGAGTTTATTACTACCAGCGAAAACCGTAAAACAGATATCGCACAGAAAATTGTATCGATAGAAAAATCGCTTTCAGAAAAACTGCCGGCATTAGTAGAACTACAGAAAAAGCAACAGCAGGACCACATTAACCTACAGGAGCAGCAACTTAACTATCAGGAGATTGCTGATCTGGTAAACGATAACGCAGGTAAATACAACCAGGATAACATCCGTTTTCACCAGCAACAAAATAAGTTATCGGGTTTAGAAAAAGACCTCGATTATCGCTTTGTACAGGAAGAAGCGCTAAACAAACGTATTGCCCAAAACGATAAAGAACTGCAGGAAGCGCTTACCCAAATTACAGCTACGCTACAACACACCGACCTGAACGACGATACCCTTTTAGAGATGTATCAGCAGCGTGAAGAAATGGAAAAGGGTCTTGCCGAAGCTGAAAAAGAGTATTTCGAAATCAAAGGCAGTATAAACGAAGTTGAGAACAATTTAATCAACATCCGCAAAAACCGCGAAGAAACCGATTTTCTCTTAACCGAAATCAAGGATAAAAAGAATGCGTTAAAAATCGACCTGAATGCTTTAAAAGAGCGTTTGGCAGTAGAGTTTAACATCGATATTAACGATCTTTTAGAGACTGAAACAGCTATTGAAGCGCTTGAAAGTGAATTTGAAATCCGCCAGAAGGTAGAAAAAATGAAACGCCAGCTGGATGAATTTGGTGCCATTAACTCAATGGCCATGGAGGCCTTCAAAGAAATGGAAGAACGTTATACTTTTATCCAAACCCAGAAAAAAGACCTCAATGCTGCCAAAACCGATCTTTTACAAACCATAAAAGAGATCGATGATACAGCAAAAGATAAATTTATGCAGGCCTTTACGCAAGCCCGCGAGCATTTCATTGTGGTTTTCCGCTCTTTGTTTAACGATGAAGACAGCTGCGACCTGATTTTGTCAGATATTCATAACCCACTGGAAGCAGATATTGATATTGTAGCCCGTCCAAAAGGCAAAAGACCGCTATCTATCAACCAGTTATCGGGTGGCGAAAAAACCTTAACCGCAACAGCCTTATTGTTTTCGCTTTACCTGTTAAAGCCTGCCCCATTCTGTATTTTCGACGAGGTTGATGCCCCGTTGGATGATACTAACATCGATAAATTCAACAATATTATCCGCAAATTCTCTGATCAATCGCAGTTTATCATTGTATCTCATAATAAACGTACCATTGCCAGTACCGATATTATTTATGGCGTTACCATGGTCGAACAAGGCGTTTCGAGGGTTGTAGCAGTCGATTTGAGGGAAGTTGCAGCTTAGCCTCAACTTTTCGTCATTGCAAGAAGGCTTTTTTGCCGACAACCTGCCCTGATTTTCGGGAAAGCAATCTTTTTAGCATTTTTCCATTTTGAAAATGAAAAAGACAGCCTTTGGCAGCCTTCAGTCCTACTGTACACTATAGCCTCGCGAAAAGCTCGGCCTGCCTTTGCCATCAGGTTTATAAACGCAATACAGTGCTTTTAACAACGTTTTCCTTTCTATACGCCAATAATTAATATCTTTAGAAAAATTTAAACAATACGTCGTTGTGAGGCAAAAAGCAATGACAGCAACACTTATTATTCATGAAAATCCTCTATATTATTCCCTTAGCCATGATGCTAAGCTGCTGTTCATCAGTAAAGAACCAAAGTACAGCCAGTAACGAAAAGCTCGATACCCAATTGTTAAAAGATGTTGAAGTGCTTTCATCGGATGCATATCAGGGCCGGAAAACAGGTACCAAAGGTGCAGAAATGGCCAGGGCATATATTATAGCACGATTTCAGAAATTGGGCCTAAAATCTTATCCGCAACACGTAAATTACGCCCAGGAATTTACATTTAACAGCAGAAACAGCACCAAAGTAAATGGCACTAACATTATTGGTTACATTCCCGGAAAAGGTAACAATGTTATTGTAGTTTCGGCACATTACGACCATTTGGGCGTGGTTAAAGATGAGGTTTTCAATGGTGCCGATGATAATGCATCGGGTACCGCCGGATTACTAAAAATTGCAGCCTACTATGCCAAAAACAAACCCAATAACACCATCATTTTCGCAGCTTTTGATGCTGAAGAAATGGGTTTACAAGGCGCAAAAGCCTTTGTAGCCAATCCCCCTATTCCAATTAGTACCATTGCCATTAACCTGAATATGGATATGATTAGTCATAGTGATAAAGGCGAATTGTACGTATGTGGTACTTTTAAATATCCCGATCTAAAGCAATATATCGATACCACCCGAACCAATATCAAAGTGAGCCTAGGACACGATAACCCTAAACAAGGCCACGACGATTGGACTAACCAGAGCGATCAAGGTGCATTTAATGCTAAAAATATCCCCTTTCTGTATTTTGGTGTAGAAGACCATAAAGATTACCACAAAGCTACTGACGAGTATAGCACCATTACACCTGCATTTTTTAGTAAAGCAGCTGGTGTAGTTTTGGATGTAGTAAAACGTATTGATGCGCAAACCGGATTACAACAACTGTTAAAGGATAAAATAATCATGAAAAATTAACTTTACTGTTAATCATTCTGCAAGCATTCAATCACCTATGAAAACTAAAAAGCCCATAATAGTCGCAATTACAGCAGTGTTTTTTCCAATAATTATCTTTATATCTTATCAAATAGTTAAGAATATGAATGCTGATAATTTTTATTTATCCCTACTTGGTATTGCATGCACTTTAGGTGCTTTTATATTAACGATTTTTAGCTTTATACCAAAAGCCAAAAAGTTATAGTGATTGCATACAAACGAAATACAAACCTGCCCCTAAAAGGCAGGTTTTTTTATGGCTTACTATTTTGAGTTAAAAATTATTAAACTGATAATCAACACATTAAAACAAATACTATAAAAATAGTTTGCAAACTAGTTTTATAGTATTAACTTCATTCAACCGAACTATAAAAATAGTTGCTATGATAAAAGAACTCACAAAAGCAGAAGAACAGATTATGCTCATCCTTTGGGAAATGGGCGAAGCCCTGGTAAAAGATGTAATCGAAAAGATGAACGAACCGAAACCCGCTTACAATACAGTTTCAACAGTGATCAGGGTTTTAGAAACCAAAGGTTTTGTAGATCATAAAGCGATTGGCAATACCTACATCTACTTCCCTATTATAAAAGAAACTGATTATAAACGGTTTGCACTAAATAAAGTGATGAATAATTACTTCGAAAACTCTTACGAAAGCCTGGTTTCATTTCTGGTTAAAGAAAAGAGTATGAGCACCGAAGAACTTGATGAAATTATCCAATTGGCAGAAAAACTTAAAAATAACAAGTGATGAGCTGGCTATATTATTTACTCGAAGCCAATCTGTACTTCGTAATATTTTATGGGTTTTACAGATTGTTCCTATACCATGATACTTTTTATGGTTTAAATAGAAGTTATTTAATTTTTGGCTCAATCCTGGCTTTCCTTCTTCCATTTTTTCAGCTGGGTTTCTTAAAAGCACCTGTAATCGAACAAATTACGGCAGCATCCACTACGGAAACGGTTGTTAGCCAGGTGGTAATGACAGAAAACATGCCACTCGAAACCTATCAGCCAAGTATCTTCACTATCGATAACGCGATTATCGCAATTTATAGTCTGGTAACCATTGCATTTCTGTTTAAAATGCTCTTCAACTTATCCAAAATTATCAGCATGCGCAAATTACCATCTGTTAAATTGGATAATGGAGTCAAACTAATTGATTTAAAGGATTCTAAAATAGCTTTTTCATTCTTCAACCTCCTCTTTTTAGATCCGCAATTGGCAGAAAAAAACACCATACTCAAACACGAGCTGGTCCACATTAAACAAAAACATAGTCTGGATGTGCTGTTATTTGAAATCATCCAAATTATCAATTGGTTTAACCCAATCGTTTATCTCGTTAAAAAAGACATTAAGTTAATTCACGAGTATCTGGCCGATGAAGAAACCACTAAGTGCGATGTAGAAAAATATCATTATGCGATGTTTTTGATCCAAAATTCAACTGGTATCCAAAACCTAACCTTAACTAACCAAATATTCAATTCATCAATATTAAAAAAGAGAATTAGCATGCTAAATCAAAAGAAATCGGCACGTTGGGCAAGGCTCAAACTGCTAGTTGTACTGCCCATTACTGCAGGAATATTATGCATTTCTACGATGGCTTTTACCAAAGATTATGGATTTGTGGACTTGCTACCTGAGAAAGCAAGTGTACAATTGCCACCTCAACAAGAAAAGCCTAACATTGGAGTAAAACGTATTCCGCCCCCGCCCGCCATTAGTAAAACGTATTTTCCACCTTATAAAAGAGATGGTAAAAACAATTATGTTTCTTTAGAAAAAAGGCTCATAGTTATTAATGGAAAGGAAATTGCAGATAAAAACAAATTTTATGGTGCTGCAGACGCTACTGAGATCAATTTTTTAAAGACAGCAGAGGCAACTGAAAAATATGGCAAAACTAAAGGACAATTTGGTGCAATAGAGATTATAGGAAAAAATATAGTTTTCACTTTACAACCTCCCATCTTAAAAAAAGATCGAATTAAGTTCCCTCCACCTATAGCAGTACCAGATAATCAAACTTTTTTCTATCCAAAAAATGAGTACAGCATAAAAAACCAAAAAGCGGCTATAATAGATCAAAGATATATCGTAATTAACGGAAAGCCAGTAACAGACAATAGCACTTTTTACGGTGTTATCAATACGAATTCGATAAAATACCTCAATCAATCAGCTGCAACAAAGAAATATGGGCAAGAAAAGGGCAAAAATGGAGCAGTAGAAATTACAGGAGAAAATATAAAATACTTAACTAAGGTTTCGCCACCTCCACTTCCGCTTGAAAAAGATAAAACCGAAAATAGAAAAATAAAGGCGCTAACCACAAAAGGTGATAAAGATGCATTAGAAACCAAAACCGTACAAGGCTATCTTATTGAAAACAACGAAAAGAAAAAACTACAGGAAGTAACTGTAAAAGCTTACAAAGATGCTTTAGCAAGCAGAACAGTTCAGGGCTACCCAATCCAAACCAAAGAAGTAGCGACAAGTATCAAAGCGACTCCACAGTTCAATAAAAACTTAAAGGAGGTTTATATTAAAGCTTACGATAAAGCATCGGAAGTGAAATCGGATAGCGAAGTAAAAGAAATTAAAACAAAAGAGAATAATTTAACCACCACAGGGCAACAAAATAAGGCAATAGCTGTAGAGACAATATATCAGGATAATTTGGACAAAAGTAAGAATGAAAAGCTATTGGTTAATATACCAGAAGGCGCGACTGCAGAGCTAACCGTTTTAAACACATCATTGAATAAAGCCATATTTAGAACCTCAGATTACCAAAATAACTGGAATGCCAAAGATGTTCCCAGTGGAAATTACTCATATACTTTCCTCTTCAGAAAGGAAGGAAAGTTAGTTGGAGGTAAAAATGGCTATGTTAGAATAAAATAACTACTGCGATACGTAAACCACGTATTTCGTTTCAAAGAAATCTTCCTCAAAATAAGCTGAAAGCGGATACAATTCTGCTTTCAGTTTCGATTCTTTAATCTCTTCAGCCAAATCGCCCCCTTTCAGGTACAAGATGCCGTTTGGAATTGCATTAACCGATTCTTTTTTAAACTTGCCTTGTATCCAGGGATAAAATTCGCCTAAACGGGTAACCGCCCTCGAAACCACGAAATTAAACTTTTCTTTCACCTGTTCGGCTCTTAAATGATCGGCACACAGGTTTTCCAGGCCCAATGCTGCTGCTACTTCTTTAACTACCTTAATTTTTTTACCTATCGAATCGACCAGATAAAATTGGGTTTCAGGGAATAAAATAGCCAGGGGAATACCCGGGAAACCGCCTCCTGTACCTACGTCCAGTACCGATTCGCCAGCTTTAAAAGTGCAAATTTTGGCTATGCCCAATGAGTGGAGCACATGGCGCTCGTACAATTCTTCAATATCTTTTCGCGAAATTACATTGATCTGTGCATTCCAAAAACTATATAAATCAAACAATTGCGAAAATTGCGCTAACTGTTTTGCTGTTAGATCAGGAAAATATTTTAAAATGATTTCTGGCTTTACATCAGACATATTGCAATTACTAAAGGATTATGAACTATTTCCAATTTACTTTTTTCTTCCCGAACATGGATAAAAACCCATTCAGGATTAAAAACAGAAACAAAAGTATATCTAAAATCGGGAACCACCAACGCAAATCGCCATAGTTTAACCGTTTAAGTAGTTTTGGAT is drawn from Pedobacter sp. HDW13 and contains these coding sequences:
- the smc gene encoding chromosome segregation protein SMC, which encodes MQLTKLEIKGFKSFGDKVTINFNEGVTAIVGPNGCGKSNVIDAMRWVLGEQSTKALRSEKMENIIFNGTKNRKQAQLAEVSLSFDNTKNILPTAYSQVTVTRKLYRNGDSEYRLNDVQCRLKDITDLFLDTGIGSDSYSIIELKMVDEIITNKEHSRRSLFEEASGISKYKLRKRQTFNKLKDTETDLERVEDLLFEIEKNLKTLENQARKAERYYKLKEQYRELSVQLATHRIAFFRTDLAALETQEQQQLLNRTELSTKIDTGEADLQKLKVGSISQEKNLSVQQKATNEFVSKIRAYESEKKVKNEQMRFLQEKETRLSGELEKDKNQVNHIKYNIKRLNEEILTETEVFNKLESDLKILKSTLDTLREQQQTEKNRIDNLLKSLNELQSTIYQSQKEIDIFNIQKDALVQETNRNVDDTETKTLELKAFDHALAELDIQVREKQANIKNLTEAEEVLKEQLVTSETNLSSNKEKLTAENRKKDAKQNEYNLTKSLVDSLEGFPESIRFLKKNTSFAKTALLLSDILFCNEDYRIAIENYLEPVMNHYVVDKYADAVQAINLLTDASRGRANFFILENIPDKNPNLAEHEGLVSALSVTEVDKKYQHLCTLLLQNVYIAVNEQENRFKTTPGDTLTVLAKNGKYAQTKFTLAGGSVGLFEGKRIGRAKNLENLAKEIKASESLINKYNEAIKVETDQIFNLKEASKINQINALQQEMNRLNNEHISVQTRRDQYQEFITTSENRKTDIAQKIVSIEKSLSEKLPALVELQKKQQQDHINLQEQQLNYQEIADLVNDNAGKYNQDNIRFHQQQNKLSGLEKDLDYRFVQEEALNKRIAQNDKELQEALTQITATLQHTDLNDDTLLEMYQQREEMEKGLAEAEKEYFEIKGSINEVENNLINIRKNREETDFLLTEIKDKKNALKIDLNALKERLAVEFNIDINDLLETETAIEALESEFEIRQKVEKMKRQLDEFGAINSMAMEAFKEMEERYTFIQTQKKDLNAAKTDLLQTIKEIDDTAKDKFMQAFTQAREHFIVVFRSLFNDEDSCDLILSDIHNPLEADIDIVARPKGKRPLSINQLSGGEKTLTATALLFSLYLLKPAPFCIFDEVDAPLDDTNIDKFNNIIRKFSDQSQFIIVSHNKRTIASTDIIYGVTMVEQGVSRVVAVDLREVAA
- a CDS encoding M28 family peptidase: MKILYIIPLAMMLSCCSSVKNQSTASNEKLDTQLLKDVEVLSSDAYQGRKTGTKGAEMARAYIIARFQKLGLKSYPQHVNYAQEFTFNSRNSTKVNGTNIIGYIPGKGNNVIVVSAHYDHLGVVKDEVFNGADDNASGTAGLLKIAAYYAKNKPNNTIIFAAFDAEEMGLQGAKAFVANPPIPISTIAINLNMDMISHSDKGELYVCGTFKYPDLKQYIDTTRTNIKVSLGHDNPKQGHDDWTNQSDQGAFNAKNIPFLYFGVEDHKDYHKATDEYSTITPAFFSKAAGVVLDVVKRIDAQTGLQQLLKDKIIMKN
- a CDS encoding BlaI/MecI/CopY family transcriptional regulator yields the protein MIKELTKAEEQIMLILWEMGEALVKDVIEKMNEPKPAYNTVSTVIRVLETKGFVDHKAIGNTYIYFPIIKETDYKRFALNKVMNNYFENSYESLVSFLVKEKSMSTEELDEIIQLAEKLKNNK
- a CDS encoding M56 family metallopeptidase — its product is MRKLPSVKLDNGVKLIDLKDSKIAFSFFNLLFLDPQLAEKNTILKHELVHIKQKHSLDVLLFEIIQIINWFNPIVYLVKKDIKLIHEYLADEETTKCDVEKYHYAMFLIQNSTGIQNLTLTNQIFNSSILKKRISMLNQKKSARWARLKLLVVLPITAGILCISTMAFTKDYGFVDLLPEKASVQLPPQQEKPNIGVKRIPPPPAISKTYFPPYKRDGKNNYVSLEKRLIVINGKEIADKNKFYGAADATEINFLKTAEATEKYGKTKGQFGAIEIIGKNIVFTLQPPILKKDRIKFPPPIAVPDNQTFFYPKNEYSIKNQKAAIIDQRYIVINGKPVTDNSTFYGVINTNSIKYLNQSAATKKYGQEKGKNGAVEITGENIKYLTKVSPPPLPLEKDKTENRKIKALTTKGDKDALETKTVQGYLIENNEKKKLQEVTVKAYKDALASRTVQGYPIQTKEVATSIKATPQFNKNLKEVYIKAYDKASEVKSDSEVKEIKTKENNLTTTGQQNKAIAVETIYQDNLDKSKNEKLLVNIPEGATAELTVLNTSLNKAIFRTSDYQNNWNAKDVPSGNYSYTFLFRKEGKLVGGKNGYVRIK
- the rsmG gene encoding 16S rRNA (guanine(527)-N(7))-methyltransferase RsmG, with product MSDVKPEIILKYFPDLTAKQLAQFSQLFDLYSFWNAQINVISRKDIEELYERHVLHSLGIAKICTFKAGESVLDVGTGGGFPGIPLAILFPETQFYLVDSIGKKIKVVKEVAAALGLENLCADHLRAEQVKEKFNFVVSRAVTRLGEFYPWIQGKFKKESVNAIPNGILYLKGGDLAEEIKESKLKAELYPLSAYFEEDFFETKYVVYVSQ